Genomic DNA from uncultured Methanospirillum sp.:
CGATGTACAGGAGCCGGATCTCACTGTATATGATCAGGTGATGGAGTGTACAGCATGACGCCGGAACTAGAAGATCTGTGTAAACAACTCCATATTGCCGGTGTTTACCAATTTATCCAGGAGCAGTGTGGTTCTGATCCGGATACAATTTCTATTCTGACAAACGCTTGTCAATTCGAACTGAAAATCAGGATGACAAACCGTCAGATACGAACACTAAAACTGGCAGGATTTCCTACTCAAAAGAGATTTGATGAGTTGTCAGTAGAGGCATTACCTGATGATGGGAGAAGGATTCTGCAGGATCTAAAACTACTCAACTTTATTCAGGAAACGAAAAATGTTGTGTTTATTGGTAATTCTGGGACCGGAAAGACTCACATGGCTATTGCAACAGGAGTTTGTGCTTGTGAGAATAACTATAAAGTGATTTTTAAAACCGCCGCAGGGTTGGTGAATGAATTACTTGAAGCCAAACGAGCAGGGAGATTCACCCTCTTGATGAAACAGTTAAAGAAGATTGATATTCTGATCCTGGATGAACTTGGCTATATCACCTTCGATCTTGAGGGTGCTGAGTTGTTGTTTCAGATCCTTGCTGCAAGATATGAGATACTGAGTACGGTGATTACAACGAATTTACCTTTTTCTGAGTGGATAAAAGTATTCCATGATAAAACGTTGACTGCTGCTCTGCTTGATAGGATCACCCATCGCGCAATAGTTGTTAATATGAATGGTTCGAGTTATCGAAGAAGGGCTAGCAAATCCTAACCTGATAACCTCTCCTCGCGAAGGTGGGATGTTTATCCATCCCACCGAGCATATCGTAATCAGGGGAGGGATGAAGGGAGGGGGCGAGGCCTCCTCCCTTCTGTGTTTGTCTTCGGAGTGAGTTTATATAATGGGAAGATGACATTGCACTTAGGGCTGAGCAAAATTGAATGAGCGGACCTGAGCAATTTTCAATGAGCGAATACAATTCCTCTTGACAGAATTGAACACAAAACAAAGCCTGAACTAGCTTTAGAGATGTTAGACTCTTTCATCTCTGAAGAAATTCCATTTTCTTACGTACAGGCGGATGGTTTGTATGGCAATGATTCAAAGTTCATTTCAGGCTTATATCAGAGAAAAGTCTCATTTATCTGTGATATTCCAAGCGATACACTTGTTTACATCACCGAACCCGTACTAATAATTCCTGAACGACAAGGAAACAGAGGTCGCTTTCCTTCAAAGCCAAAGGTACTGAATACTTTTCCTGTTCAAGTGAGGTGGTTAGCTGAAATTCAACAATCTTGGGACTCGGTACCTATCAGATTTACCGATCGAGGAATTAAAACAGTATATTGTACAGTAATTACCGTTTGGAGACGCCAGGATGGATTACCCTATGATATCCCTGTCAAATTAGTCATGATTCGTGATCCTGAAGAGAATATGGTCCGGTTTGCATTCACAAATATGTTCAATGCAGTTACATCAGACTTGGCAAAATGCCAGGCGAACCGCTACTGGATTGAACGAAATTTTGAAGATGCAAAGGGTTTATGTGATTTAGATAGCTTTCGAGGAAGAAGTTGGATTGCATGGCATCACCACATTGTGCTATCAGCCATATCCTTATTCATGCTTTTAAAGATTCAACATGATTTTTTAAAAAAAACAATTTTCCTCTCTTTAAACCAAGTAGTGGCAATAATTAGGCATAAAAATCCATTG
This window encodes:
- a CDS encoding transposase, coding for MEHKTKPELALEMLDSFISEEIPFSYVQADGLYGNDSKFISGLYQRKVSFICDIPSDTLVYITEPVLIIPERQGNRGRFPSKPKVLNTFPVQVRWLAEIQQSWDSVPIRFTDRGIKTVYCTVITVWRRQDGLPYDIPVKLVMIRDPEENMVRFAFTNMFNAVTSDLAKCQANRYWIERNFEDAKGLCDLDSFRGRSWIAWHHHIVLSAISLFMLLKIQHDFLKKTIFLSLNQVVAIIRHKNPLRKLSDQELADSINYVNDIRAKLWAGNLKRFMKQKFRNSVDWVQKLIDTRSELII
- the istB gene encoding IS21-like element helper ATPase IstB, encoding MTPELEDLCKQLHIAGVYQFIQEQCGSDPDTISILTNACQFELKIRMTNRQIRTLKLAGFPTQKRFDELSVEALPDDGRRILQDLKLLNFIQETKNVVFIGNSGTGKTHMAIATGVCACENNYKVIFKTAAGLVNELLEAKRAGRFTLLMKQLKKIDILILDELGYITFDLEGAELLFQILAARYEILSTVITTNLPFSEWIKVFHDKTLTAALLDRITHRAIVVNMNGSSYRRRASKS